The following is a genomic window from Planctomycetia bacterium.
TTAATGAAACTGGCCATGCTGACGAACCGAGTTTGCCTCCATCAAGACACTGAACCTCTCGCGCTCCGAATACCCAAAAGCCTGCCTGCTCAAGCTGCTGCAATAGGGCATTCAGTCTGAAAACGGCTCGTACACGATCTCCGGCTTCAAGATCTGACGATAGGTCAGCCCAATCTTGCAACTCTTGAAGGAAACCACTGAAGAGTTCGACCTCCTCTGGGGATTCTGGATCGTCGTGATCGAACGAACCAGCACAAGCATTTTCAACGATGGCGATTACGTCTCGGCCTGTCCTCAGACGGAGTAGGTGTTGAGGGACGTTTTCCTGAATCCGTCGAACCCGAACTTGTGGTTCATCGTCAAGGTGAGCCGAAACCCATTCTTCATGCTTAGATCGTAACGATTGAAGCTTCTGGACTGAAAACTTTTGATGTTGGTCGTCGACCATCTTGTGATGGACACGACACAAGAGAATTAGGTTGGATGGATCATCCAATTTCTCAGCGGGGTACTCGGGGTCATAACGCGGACCTTGGGGGCGACCGGAAACAATGTGGCACTCGTCGCCTACAATTGACTCATCGTCTCTCGAACTTGCCGCAATGAGTAGTTCGTGACGGCAAAAGGCGCACCGATTA
Proteins encoded in this region:
- a CDS encoding HNH endonuclease — protein: MPIADKTRKILWGRSGNRCAFCRHELLIAASSRDDESIVGDECHIVSGRPQGPRYDPEYPAEKLDDPSNLILLCRVHHKMVDDQHQKFSVQKLQSLRSKHEEWVSAHLDDEPQVRVRRIQENVPQHLLRLRTGRDVIAIVENACAGSFDHDDPESPEEVELFSGFLQELQDWADLSSDLEAGDRVRAVFRLNALLQQLEQAGFWVFGAREVQCLDGGKLGSSAWPVSLIRIVRASDPSIIKLEIPQGTTAVSP